Proteins encoded together in one Lathyrus oleraceus cultivar Zhongwan6 chromosome 5, CAAS_Psat_ZW6_1.0, whole genome shotgun sequence window:
- the LOC127081863 gene encoding uncharacterized protein LOC127081863, whose protein sequence is MSTAGSTLRRCSQKSKCNGTCEQKRKIAYLKKLKRKNSFEQDHRSRSSSSLRVRHHRFAFAITDSCSQGCVLHHHRIFVRSFNIWLRPNCVVIFNALPRFDLASANLTMEHRVYASRLLFKQFDKANAETYWIEATRRFFGGNSEPRNWHSDTGDHPHRSYAQATPWSLIPYRNGIAING, encoded by the exons ATGTCGACGGCTGGGTCGACCCTTCGTCGTTG TAGCCAAAAATCCAAGTGTAACGGGACTTGCGAGCAGAAGCGGAAAATCGCTTATCTGAAGAAGCTAAAACGAAAAAATTCCTTCGAGCAAGATCATCGATCGCGTTCGTCATCATCGCTCCGTGTTCGTCATCATCGCTTCGCGTTCGCCATCACCGATTCGTGTTCGCAGGGTTGCGTTCTGCATCATCATCGCATTTTCGTTCGAAGCTTCAATATCTGGTTGCGACCGAATTGCGTCGTAATATTCAATGCGCTTCCACGCTTCGACCTAGCTTCGGCAAACCTCACTATGGAGCATCGCGTGTATGCGTCTAGACTTTTATTCAAACAATTCGATAAAGCAAATGCGGAAACTTACTGGATTGAAGCTACGCGGAGGTTCTTCGGCGGCAACAG TGAACCGAGGAACTGGCACTCCGACACCGGCGATCATCCACACAGGTCTTATGCACAAGCAACCCCTTGGAGTCTCATCCCATACCGTAATGG GATTGCAATCAATGGCTAA